The following proteins are co-located in the Colletotrichum lupini chromosome 4, complete sequence genome:
- a CDS encoding methyltransferase domain-containing protein gives MAEAQASNESSWTDTIYNLNRGDVDGERERLADNHFKVWLPLTVDLLPPHILSSLEPANPDRAPRIADVATGSGVWLTSLAQLVPQDSELYGFDLDGLKMPQSHRSGVSFNFVEHDVLKPFSAEFRGTFDLVHVRLLALGLKKDDWDVAVSNMRELLVPGGWLLWEDMSDLLIRFYPLSRAYEEFWWVTMQHDAKVGRDRLMPMGLLKKLRKLGFQNCEQEIFNSWAADDSVRDEATSGIMRLIRPSLTSIVEDGGEETVKTMEDFTRIEAELKRDVEEKGCRVGFDFVWNWGQRA, from the exons ATGGCAGAAGCCCAGGCATCAAACGAGTCATCATGGACCGATACGATCTACAACCTCAACCGCGGGGACGTTGACGGCGAGCGCGAGCGCCTGGCTGACAACCACTTCAAAGTCTGGCTGCCCCTCACCGTCGACCTCCTCCCGCCGCACATCCTCTCATCTCTCGAACCAGCAAACCCAGATCGAGCCCCTCGAATCGCAGACGTGGCAACGGGAAGCGGCGTCTGGCTGACATCTCTCGCCCAGCTCGTGCCACAAGACTCGGAGCTCTACGGCTTTGATCTTGACGGGCTCAAAATGCCCCAGTCGCATAGATCAGGAGTATCGTTCAACTTCGTGGAGCACGACGTTCTCAAGCCGTTTTCGGCGGAGTTCAGGGGCACGTTCGACCTTGTCCATGTGAGACTACTCGCACTGGGGCTGAAGAAGGATGATTGGGACGTCGCCGTGAGCAATATGCGTGAGTTGCTGGTGCCGGGCGGGTGGCTTCTCTGGGAGGACATGAGTGACCTACTCATCAGGTTCTATCCGCTGAGCAGGGCGTATGAAGAGTTCTGGTGGGTTACTATGCAGCACGACGCGAAGGTCGGGAGGGATAGACT AATGCCGATGGGCCTGCTCAAGAAGCTTCGAAAGCTTGGGTTTCAGAACTGCGAGCAAGAGATCTTCAACTCATGGGCCGCAGATGATTCGGTTCGAGATGAAGCTACCTCGGGGATCATGCGTCTTATTCGACCTTCGCTGACGTCCATAGTTGAAGACGGAGGAGAGGAGACGGTTAAGACGATGGAGGATTTCACCCGAATCGAGGCAGAATTGAAGCGTGATGTGGAGGAAAAGGGGTGTCGAGTTGGCTTTGATTTCGTGTGGAATTGGGGGCAGCGAGCTTGA